The Klebsiella sp. RHBSTW-00484 genome includes a window with the following:
- a CDS encoding DUF2766 family protein, whose amino-acid sequence MSQHLTENDELVSDVVACQLVIKQILDVIDIIAPVEVREKMTAQLKAIDFASHPASADPVTLRAVQKAIALIELKFTPQGEAH is encoded by the coding sequence ATGTCTCAACATCTCACCGAAAATGACGAGCTGGTTTCCGACGTGGTTGCCTGCCAACTGGTCATCAAACAGATTCTCGACGTTATTGATATCATCGCCCCTGTCGAAGTGCGCGAGAAAATGACCGCTCAGTTAAAAGCCATCGATTTTGCCAGTCATCCTGCATCGGCCGATCCGGTTACGCTGCGGGCGGTACAAAAAGCCATTGCCTTAATTGAACTGAAGTTCACCCCGCAAGGCGAGGCACACTAA
- the azuC gene encoding stress response protein AzuC has translation MKLRKILKSMFENYCKTFKDVPPGGMF, from the coding sequence ATGAAGCTGCGCAAAATCCTCAAAAGCATGTTTGAAAACTACTGCAAAACCTTCAAAGACGTACCCCCTGGCGGTATGTTCTGA
- a CDS encoding MFS transporter, with product MLRHQLAYGGGNLLGSGALAISGAWLLYFYTTFCGLTLIEASLIFSVASIIDAISNPLMGYLTDNFGKTRLGKRFGRRRFFLLIGIPLMMFYPLLWVEGLGFWYYLCTYVVFEIIYTSIMVPYETLATEMTDDFSLRSKLTGYKAIFGKLANFLAAFIPGQFILLYGKESATPFFLTGLTYGVILIVAISCLWYCSWERPREEEVSNNEKKGLLNTLLMLAKDMRSTFYLRVFRKHLGMYLCGFGAEWLFASIFTYFVIFVLQHDPAMVAGLNSLNSILQLVSTALFIGLCVKKGFSKPYILALSVVIFAVLLYTSLWFFHLPAHLATILMFGITVLFGLGTGGVYYIPWTVYTFLADVDEIYTGRRREGIYAGAMTFSGKILRSIIVFTMGAILSFYGFQSKAHTQPESAVTAIAVVFCVGVVLLALAAIVFSKQMKLDRKAHMVVLQEVARIKAGGKIADITPDVRLIVEDLVGHRYEECWGNSKLFNNTQETPARTAVSH from the coding sequence ATCGAGGCTTCGCTCATTTTCTCCGTCGCCAGTATTATCGACGCGATCAGTAATCCTCTTATGGGTTATCTCACCGATAATTTTGGTAAAACGCGTCTCGGCAAACGCTTCGGACGCCGCCGCTTCTTTTTATTAATCGGTATTCCGCTCATGATGTTCTACCCACTGCTTTGGGTAGAAGGTCTTGGGTTCTGGTACTACCTATGCACTTATGTAGTCTTTGAAATCATTTATACCTCGATCATGGTCCCCTATGAAACATTGGCGACCGAAATGACCGACGATTTTTCACTACGCTCAAAGCTTACTGGCTACAAAGCGATCTTCGGTAAACTGGCTAACTTCCTGGCAGCATTTATTCCAGGTCAGTTCATCCTGCTTTACGGCAAAGAATCCGCTACCCCATTTTTCCTGACCGGCCTGACCTATGGGGTCATTCTCATCGTTGCGATCTCCTGCTTGTGGTACTGCAGCTGGGAGCGTCCGCGCGAAGAGGAAGTCAGCAATAATGAGAAAAAAGGCTTACTCAATACTCTGCTTATGCTGGCGAAGGATATGCGTTCTACCTTCTATCTGCGCGTGTTCCGTAAACATCTGGGCATGTACCTCTGTGGTTTCGGCGCAGAATGGCTGTTTGCGTCTATCTTTACCTACTTTGTTATTTTCGTCCTGCAGCACGATCCGGCGATGGTCGCCGGGCTAAATAGCCTGAACTCCATCCTGCAACTGGTCTCTACGGCGCTGTTTATCGGCCTGTGCGTGAAAAAAGGGTTTAGTAAGCCCTACATTCTGGCGCTAAGCGTGGTTATTTTTGCCGTGCTGCTTTATACCTCGCTGTGGTTCTTCCATTTGCCTGCACATCTGGCAACCATCCTGATGTTTGGTATCACTGTCCTGTTCGGACTGGGCACGGGCGGCGTGTACTACATCCCCTGGACCGTATATACCTTTTTAGCCGACGTTGACGAAATCTATACTGGCCGTCGCCGTGAAGGTATCTATGCTGGCGCAATGACCTTTTCCGGGAAAATCCTACGCTCTATCATCGTCTTCACAATGGGCGCGATCCTCAGCTTCTACGGCTTCCAGTCAAAAGCGCATACGCAACCTGAAAGCGCGGTAACCGCTATTGCGGTCGTGTTCTGTGTGGGCGTGGTCCTGCTGGCTTTGGCGGCGATCGTCTTCAGTAAGCAGATGAAGCTGGATCGCAAAGCGCATATGGTGGTCTTGCAGGAAGTCGCGCGGATCAAAGCTGGCGGCAAAATTGCCGACATCACACCGGATGTGCGCCTCATCGTTGAAGATTTAGTCGGTCACCGCTACGAAGAGTGCTGGGGCAACAGCAAGTTATTTAACAATACTCAGGAGACGCCGGCCCGTACCGCCGTTTCCCACTAA